From the Tenacibaculum dicentrarchi genome, the window AAAAGAGCAGTTAGCAGCAACTCCTAATATGGAAGGTTTAGAACTTGCCTCAAAAGTATCAACTAAAGAACCTTATTTTATTGGAGATCAAAACGCATCACTTAAAATATCGGCTTTAGATATCGGAATTAAAAAGAACATTTTAAGAAACCTAGTTAAAAGAGACGCTTATATTAAAGTGTATCCTTACAATGCTACGTTCGAGCAAATGAGTGATTTTAATCCTGATGGATATTTTATTTCAAACGGCCCTGGAGATCCTGAGCCTTTAGTCGCTGCTCAAAATACGGCAAAAGAAATTATCAAAAGAAATTTACCGTTATTTGGTATCTGTTTAGGACACCAAGTAATTGCTTTGGCAAACGGAATTTCTACCTACAAAATGCACAATGGGCATAGAGGAATTAATCATCCTGTAAAAAATCTAGTAACAGGAAAAGGTGAAATAACTTCTCAAAATCATGGTTTTGCTATTAATAGAGAAGAAACAGAAGCACATCCTGATGTTGAAATATCACATGTACATTTAAACGATCATACCGTTGCTGGTATTAGAATGAAATCTAAAAATGTATTTTCTGTACAATATCATCCAGAGGCAAGCCCAGGACCACACGATGCAGAATATTTATTTGATGAATTTATTGAAAATATTAAAAAGGCAAAAACCGAAGCATAATCATTTTATCAATTAGTTGTAATAATTAATTAAAATGAGTTTCAATTTATAAATTAGAAATTGTAAAAATAGCCTTCCTGTGAATATTAATTCACAGGAAGCTATATTAAAAATAAAAACTATGAGTATTATAATCAACATTCACGCACGTCAAATTTTTGATTCAAGAGGTAATCCAACTGTAGAAGTAGATGTTACTACAGAAAACGGTGTTATTGGTAGCGCTGCAGTTCCTTCAGGAGCATCAACGGGAGAACATGAAGCTGTTGAATTACGTGATGGAGGAAAAGATTATATGGGTAAGGGCGTGTTAAATGCGGTGAAAAACGTAAACACTTTAATTGCCCAAGAACTATTAGGCGTTTCT encodes:
- the carA gene encoding glutamine-hydrolyzing carbamoyl-phosphate synthase small subunit; the protein is MKYQQRKKALVLLADGTIFYGKSIGIEGTSTGEICFNTGMTGYQEIFTDPSYFGQLMVTTNAHIGNYGVNKEEVESEGIKISGLICRNFSFTHSRVDSDGNLFDWFKEHNVVAISDVDTRALVAYIRDNGAMNAIISTDVENIEALKEQLAATPNMEGLELASKVSTKEPYFIGDQNASLKISALDIGIKKNILRNLVKRDAYIKVYPYNATFEQMSDFNPDGYFISNGPGDPEPLVAAQNTAKEIIKRNLPLFGICLGHQVIALANGISTYKMHNGHRGINHPVKNLVTGKGEITSQNHGFAINREETEAHPDVEISHVHLNDHTVAGIRMKSKNVFSVQYHPEASPGPHDAEYLFDEFIENIKKAKTEA